From one Triticum urartu cultivar G1812 chromosome 3, Tu2.1, whole genome shotgun sequence genomic stretch:
- the LOC125548471 gene encoding uncharacterized protein LOC125548471, producing the protein MAEREGAVVKKGHEEGLKLAASLLEEFGLPLGLLPLADVIEVGFVRATGYMWIAQQKKVEHRFKIVSKQVSYDVEITGYVKPKCIKKLKGVKAKELMLWPPVNEITVDDPPTGKIVFRSLAGVTKTFPVEAFAAGQ; encoded by the coding sequence ATGGCGGAGAGGGAGGGAGCGGTGGTGAAGAAGGGGCATGAGGAGGGCCTGAAGCTGGCGGCGTCGCTGCTGGAGGAGTTCGGGCTGCCCCTGGGCCTGCTGCCGCTGGCGGACGTGATCGAGGTCGGCTTCGTGCGGGCCACCGGCTACATGTGGATCGCGCAGCAGAAGAAGGTGGAGCACCGCTTCAAGATAGTGAGCAAGCAGGTGAGCTATGACGTGGAGATCACCGGCTACGTCAAGCCCAAGTGCATCAAGAAGCTCAAGGGCGTCAAGGCCAAGGAGCTCATGCTGTGGCCGCCGGTCAACGAGATCACCGTCGATGACCCGCCCACCGGCAAGATCGTCTTCAGGAGCCTCGCCGGCGTCACCAAGACCTTCCCCGTCGAGGCCTTCGCCGCGGGCCAGTAG